One Marmota flaviventris isolate mMarFla1 chromosome 17, mMarFla1.hap1, whole genome shotgun sequence genomic window, TCTTTCCAGATTCCTTCTCTGCCGGGGAACCCCGTGTGCTAGGCCTGGCCATGGTACCGGGACACCACATCGTTTCTATTGAGGTGCAAAGGGAGAGCCTTGCAGGGCCTCCGTATCTCTGACCATAATTAGGCATGTCTTTCAAACCTCATTAAATTTATGACTGATGTGCGCTGTGTCTGTGTGTAGCTTCGATAATACACCCAACCCCTAGAAACGGGGATTTATCTGAGGCCAAGAGCATTTTCAATCCTCCCCCAACCTTATGCCCAGGGGTGCCAGAATTTCCCTTCAGTTCGAGGTTGGGGATGGGGAACAGGCTGTAGACCAACAGAACCTGGGGTGGACCCTAGCATCTTCCCTCCCACGCTCCTGCTCCAGAATTGTGGCGGGAAAGGGTGTCATCCTGCTCCGGAAGGCCCATTGTTTCCCGCCCCGGCCTGGCAACACTGAGTTCCTCTATGTTGGGGTCAGAGAACGGGCTCGATCCCCAAGGGGAACCGGGTAGGCGGGGGTGAAACAAGGCCCCCTCTGCTATTGATGTGGAGGTGACTTTGGGGTCAGGGACAGAACTCTGGGGTCTAACCGGGAAGAATGGACAAATACAATAAGGAAATGCCAGGAGGCTGAAGGATGCTTCCCGCCTGAGTATTTGTAATCTCAGGAACTCGTTTCCTGCTCCTGGGCGCCCCTCGGCTCACAGCACACTCCTGTTAATAAATTCTTTATTGATGTGTTTTTCTTCACCTCCAGCATCGCCCCTCAGCCCTGTAAAATTCTAGAGGAGCTGAAGCTGAAAAGGATGGCACAGGTTCAGTTGTCCTGATCACGTTAAGGGAGTGGGAAGGAGGGTGTGCAGGGTCCAGCCCAGATATTCACGATTCAAATGTGGGTAGTCATAGGAAAGCAGTTTTTCCGGGGCGTGGGAGTTTTCGCCAGCACTGGGGTCCAAAAATGTTGCTGTCCCCCAAATGGATGCTAGAACCCGGCTCAGGTAGGGGTGGGGGTAGGGCAGAAGATCCTGGCTTCGAGTCCTTGGGTCCCACAGGAAGGGAGGACGGCACTAGTGTTCTTGACTCGAGGCTCCTCAGACCCAAACCTTTCCCGGCGTAGGAAAGGCTTGGCACCCTGGTGAGCCCCGGGTTTGCCGCGGCTGCGGGGCCCGCCGGCGCCGATAGAGGGCCCGGCTGTAAGGCACGAGACAGTCGGCCAGGCGGAGGCGTAGACAGAGGCGGCGGTAGCTGGCCAGGGCAAGCACGAGCAGCGGAACGAGGAGTAGGAATCCGGTGACCAGCAGGGCGGTGAAGCCCGGGTCTCGTAGGTGCGCGGTGCAAGGGGGTGCCTGAGAGCGCAGGAACTGGGAGGAGAAGAGGCGTCAGGCCCAGGTCGACCTGAGCCACATGGTGCCCAGAGTGGGAACAGCCCAGCCCACGGGGTGGAGGGGAGAAGTTGTAGCCCATAGACCCCGCCGCCAGCATCACCACACTGGACCGTGCCACACGcgcggacacacacacacacacactggggtgCACACTTACCTGGGAATGGCAGAGGAAGCCGAAGCCTAGCATGGTGACAGCGGGTAGCAAGATGGTCCCCAGCACCAGCGCCAGCAGGAGTAGATTGAAGGCAGCCACCATTAGGTTCTGAGCAGTTACCAGCACAGCGCAGGCCCAGCAGTCCAGGGGATCGCGGGGCTCTGGGCTGCCGCCGAGAACCGGTCGCTGGGCCCCGGGGACATCCGCCATGGCCTGGCTGGCTCTCGCCAGCCTGGGCCGCGGCCCTTATAGCCCTCTTTCCTGCCCCTCCCCCGACCCAtcctcttcccacccccacccccccttaTCCTGGAATGCGGCTCTAGGATTAGGCACCCCCATCCCAAGGAGCGGTCCAGAGCTCTGGACATTCCACAGGCGCCTCCGGGAGGGGTTCGCCCTTGTCAAGGCCTGTGCAGTTCCTCCCCATCAATCACTTTCTTGCGGCCCTCCTCCCAGTACTCTCCCCTGCTATCACCAGCACGTTATCAAAAcaggattttctttcttcttttatttttaatattaataatctcACACAAAAAAATCACCGAAAATAGGAATAGGGTTGGGAAGACCCCTCTGCCCCAAGGGCAGAGAGACAGTGCAGTGCGAGGGGGCGGGACTGtaaaccccccaccccaccacagccccagcggggagggaaaaaaaaaacaagaaaagaaaaacagagcccCAGAGAAGCTCGTCCTGGGGTGTCCCAGCCCCAGTGAGGTCCTGGGCTTGGGCTGTTtcacacttaaaaagaaaatgggggtGAAGGTGAAggtcttgttttaaaaattggcCGGGGCTGGGGAGGACGGGGTTCCTTTTCCTCATAgttctttctttaaaacttttaaattttttatttatttatttatttatttatttttttacaaaataccATTTCAGTTCCCACTTCTTCCCCTACAGTACAGGAGTCGCTCACCCTCAGGCGGGGTTGGGGTCAGGTCGGGAGTGGGGGACTGGTCCGAGAAAGTGCAGGACGTAGGGGAGGGGAGCTGGTTTGAGCACCATGAGAGCCCGGCTGGAGCCACGGACGGACGGGCGGGCGGAGACCGACGGGCCGAGCCCGGAGGACACacattggggtggggggagagcccaGGGGCGGGCAGTCCCCGGAGGGGCGGGTGGGATGGCTTGGGGGTAGCGGGAGGTTGGGTTTtcccaaaaatgaataaatagaggTGAGTGGGACTGttataaattaaaaaccaaaaacaaacaaaaaaatacaaatcataacCAAGTGAATAAACAGACATGTACAGGGGGTCACAGCTAGCattggaagtaaaaaaaaaaaaaaaaaaggaggttctGGGGGAGGGGTAAAGCCCATAGAAAGAATCTCATTAAAAACCTCGGCTGCCTTAACGTTTATGTACATACACGAGCCCCGTGCATCAGCGGGCGGGCGGGCGACTGGCAGGCGTGAGGGAACCCGTATGTGACCCCCGCCGCCGCCGGAGCCTGGTCCTTGTGTCTGTTGCTAGAAAGGCCAAAGTCGGTGAGGGGAGGCGCTGGTGGACAAGGGGCTGCCAGCCCCCTCCCCcgtctcccatttttttttccttttttcctcatatttgtttaaaaaaatttttttttcttaataaattaagTGAGGGGAGCTGCCAATAGGGTGGAAGGGCTGGGCCCAACCCCCTTCCCGGCCAAAGGCGGGACCTAGGTCCAGCCCAGGCATGTGCTGGTGGCCCCGCGGCGCCCTACAGAGGGGCGGGCGGGCGAGCGGGGCATCCGGCTTCATCGCGACGAGCTGGCGGGGGCCTGCGGAGAGAAAAGCGGCGGGGGCTCAGCGGTTGACGCTGAGCGGGTCCCCAGGCCACCCGCCCAAGTCTCCTCCTCAGCCCCTCATCCGCGCCCGCGCTCACCAGCGTGAAGGCGTCGTAGGCCTGAGCCAGCTCCTCAGTGCGGTACTGCTCCAGCACCACGACGCCCTGTAGGCCCGCGCTGCGGCGGCGCGCACAGCCCTCGCAGTGCACCAGGTACGTGTTTCGGCTGCCGTTCTCACTCGTCACGAACAGGATGTTGAATACCTCCACCTGGTCGGGACAAACTGGCAGTCACAAAGAGGGCTGGCCACAGTGGACACCTCCTCCGGGCAAATGAGAGGAAGAACGCTTCACTCACATCGCACTCGTTGCAGTAGTAGGCGGGCTCGTCCTTGACTCGGCCCTGGTAAGCTATCTTCTTCCCTGCTCGCACCAGGCTCTCACGTTGCACCTGGCAGTGCTTCATGGATTGCAGGAGGCAGAACCTTGGGAGGGGCCAGGAGGAAATGTTGAGGCCAGGCTGCAGCAGGGGCAGATGGGTTAAGAGCTCAGACAGCCCCATAGACTTCTCGTGGGGAGTCTTCCCTCTCCATGGCTGGGTCACCTCCCCTGTCCTAAGCATCTGTCAGTTTAAATTTCAAAGGCcaggggatgtacctcagtggtagaatgtttgcctaacCTGACCTACTCCAGGGcctcaatccccagctccacaaaaagaaaagaagaaagaaagaaatttcaaatagTTTTGCCTGTTTTATCTACTTAGAAAATGAAAGTCCTGAGACCAGGAACTTTGCCAGTCTCCCCAACACAGTAACACTGTAGGCACATGGTAGGCATGGACAGAGAAACAGATAAAGAGTAGAGTAACATCAGATACCAAGAACAAAGTCAGGGACTAGATCAGGTGGAGGTGGGCTCCCACCCCAAACAGGGCCCTCACTTGATCATCTTGAACAAGTCGGGGTCGCTGATTTTGACAGTGCGCGCCACATTCCAGGACACATGAATCATGGGCACAATGGATTTGACGTTCTTCACCTCGTTCCACTCATATCGTTCCAGGGCCAGCTGGTACTGATAGGCTGCAGGTCAGAGGGAGTCACCACATATTCTCAAACAGCCCCCAGCCATCTAGGCCTGAGCCCCTTCCCTAGCAGATGGGCCACCCTCCATGCCCACTCCTTCCCAACAGAGCTCACACTCCACGGGCCCCACCCTCTCACCGGTGAGGGGCCCCACATTCCAGGCAATGTTGTTGCACCAGCCGGTGGCCTGCACCCAGTGCACAGTCCCTGCATTAATCCACACAAGGTCTCCAGGGCGCTGCACAAAGCGGTACACAGGGATATTGGAAGCGTAGAGGTCATCCAGAATTGGCCACCAGGAACCCGTCAAGTAGTCCACGCCATGCCTGCAATGTGGGCAGACAAAGGGTCAGGTCCTTAGGGACCCAAAAACGGAAAGCAGTAGGGTGACTAGAGAGGGGGCAGTGCACACCGGTCACAGAAGGCGCTTATGGTCTCCCAGTAGTGCTCGTGCACTGCGAACCATTCGCAGTCACCAGGACCAATGTTAATGTTGACTGAGCAGAAATTGTTGTTCTCTTGGTGGCCtgcagagggagacagagaacAGCATGATTGGCCTGACAGCAGCCCAAGTTCCGCGCAACCCCGCCCTTTGCCTTTATTGGCTGACGACTAAGGGCCACCGCTACTCCCTCCTCTGGTACACTTGAGCAGTGAGCACTGAGAAGCGCACCTGGAGT contains:
- the Tmem88 gene encoding transmembrane protein 88 → MADVPGAQRPVLGGSPEPRDPLDCWACAVLVTAQNLMVAAFNLLLLALVLGTILLPAVTMLGFGFLCHSQFLRSQAPPCTAHLRDPGFTALLVTGFLLLVPLLVLALASYRRLCLRLRLADCLVPYSRALYRRRRAPQPRQTRGSPGCQAFPTPGKVWV